In Phaseolus vulgaris cultivar G19833 chromosome 10, P. vulgaris v2.0, whole genome shotgun sequence, a single genomic region encodes these proteins:
- the LOC137819564 gene encoding ninja-family protein 2, with product MVEVEEIELDLALSIGGTFKHTVHGPAPDSKPDSFTRLAVEPHDKREIQALRRMEAKKKREQKRERGRETEVEWEHLFKKEKTECHNAVTGFAPWRTSDPFRVQQFATVQYLPLNNGFPLPCWVGGQKNAGGVDGGNGCDKKASKSNGSSRCSSSAVSDYLSSSREDGGSTDSHSHSVHSWAEQPHLTTSKEISIGTTQPEESASASSHTMKPKQGNNTQERKHIAKETQPKPNPNPKPSSPEHVKLKQEPPRSHDALPTMQVDKSLCNENSSPLMENKGDLGKPPKPLSHTSLLPQMPYVSTKGNNGKTVNGFLYRYNKSEVSIICACHGSTFSPAEFVQHAGGTDITHPLRHITVIPSALG from the exons atggttgaagtTGAAGAGATAGAGCTCGATTTGGCGCTCTCCATTGGAGGCACTTTCAAGCACACCGTGCACGGCCCCGCACCCGATTCCAAACCCGATTCCTTCACACGCCTCGCCGTGGAACCGCACGACAAGCGCGAGATTCAAGCGCTGCGGCGAATGGAGGCCAAGAAGAAGCGGGAGCAGAAGAGGGAGCGCGGCAGGGAGACCGAAGTCGAGTGGGAACACCTTTTTAAGAAGGAGAAGACGGAATGCCATAACGCCGTTACTGGCTTTGCGCCGTGGAGAACCTCCGACCCGTTCCGCGTTCAACAGTTTGCCACGGTGCAGTACTTGCCGTTGAATAACGGCTTTCCGTTACCGTGCTGGGTCGGAGGCCAGAAGAATGCAGGTGGAGTTGACGGCGGTAACGGCTGTGATAAGAAAGCGTCGAAGTCTAACGGGTCTTCTCGGTGCAGTTCTTCTGCGGTTTCGGATTACCTGAGCTCTTCTCGTGAAG ATGGGGGAAGCACTGATAGCCACAGCCATTCAGTTCATTCTTGGGCAGAACAACCCCATTTGACCACTTCCAAGGAAATAAGCATAGGAACAACCCAACCTGAAGAAAGTGCTTCTGCTTCATCTCACACCATGAAACCCAAACAAGGCAACAACACGCAGGAAAGAAAGCACATTGCAAAGGAAACTCAACCAAAaccaaatccaaatccaaaacCCTCTTCACCTGAGCATGTGAAACTGAAGCAAGAACCTCCCAGAAGCCACGATGCACTTCCAACAATGCAAGTTGACAAGTCTTTGTGCAACGAAAACTCAAGCCCCTTGATGGAGAACAAAGGTGACCTGGGAAAGCCCCCTAAGCCTCTCTCTCACACCTCCTTACTCCCTCAAATGCCTTATGTCTCCACAAAAGGGAACAATGGGAAAACTGTTAATGGGTTCCTATACAGATATAACAAATCTGAGGTTAGCATTATTTGTGCCTGCCATGGAAGCACATTTTCACCAGCGGAGTTTGTGCAGCATGCAGGGGGCACAGACATCACACACCCTTTAAGGCATATCACAGTAATTCCTTCTGCCTTGGGCTGA